The Chryseobacterium sp. JV274 sequence ACAATCCGGAAAATAAAAATCGGGTAGGAGTCATCGCTTCTATCGAAAATGCATCTGCTTTCTGTGATGAAAACCAAAGCCTGGAATCCGGATTTAAAAACCTGGAGACAATTATTGAAAATACTGAAAAAGTCTTTTATATCGGGATTACGCATCATCTGGAAAACCGTTTTGGAGGCGGGAATAATGCTACAGCAGGCTTGAAAGACGATGGTAAAGTACTGATCGACTATATTTCTAACCGGAAAATTGCCATTGATTTAGCTCACACAAGTGATCAGCTGGCTTATGATATTTTCACTTATATTGATCAGAGAAATTATTCAATTCCTATTCTTGCAAGCCATTCCAATTACAGAACTGTTTATAAAAACAATAGAAATCTCCCTGATGAACTGGCGAAGGAAGTGATCAACAGAAAAGGATTGATTGGCCTGAATTTTATCAAAGATTATGTTGATATTGAACATCCTGAAAGACTTTATGAGCATATTCAATACGGACTTGATCTTGGCGGAGAGGATAGTATAGCCTATGGTGCAGATTATTTTTACTGGAAGGATCATCCGGACACATCCCGTCATCCTTTTTTCTTTCCTGAACATTCCAACGCTTCGGTATATCCGGCAGTCAATAAAGAAATTGAAGAGCGGTTTTCAACTGAGTTGGTAGAAAAGATCAGCTATAAAAATGCACTGAATTTTATAGAGAATATGTATAAATAAAATCATTTCTTGTCTGTTGAATCAAAGCATAATTATCAGGTCGCTTCTCTGGAGCTATAATTTTAAAACAAATACGTCCTATTAACAGTTAACTCCCATTGGAGTTGGATTTGATCCCATCGGGATCTGCTTTTAATAGAAAAAAAGATGAAGTCCTCATAAAAATAAAGCTCCAGAGAAGCGACCTGTTAATACTAACTCTGTGAGAGAGTATATTAAAAAGAAAACAGCTGATCTGGTGTTTGATTTTACATGAATTAAACGTGACAACACTTTGTAAATTAATGGTTTGTGTGATTTTATTTAATGCTTTCTTTTATACTTTGCTTTCTGCTTGATAATCTCGATGACATCTACATTCTGGACTTTAGATTTAATCCATCCATGGATGTCAATATAAAATAACGACCGTCTGTAATATTCATTTTTAGAATATGTTTCCAGCTTTTTATCAAAACTTTCAAACGCTTTCTGCCTTTGATTCAATACCTGATTATTAAGATTCTTAAAAAACTGAATACTTTCAAAATGAAACTCTTCAGGCTTTTTCATTTTTTTGGCAAACTTTAAAGTAGAAGCGATAAATTCATCATAATCTTCATCATTGCCTGACTCATATTTTGCCATTAAAATCAGAATCCTGGTATGAAACAGCAGATCTTCCTGTACATTTCCCTTAGATTCTATGATCCTCATAGAATACTCAATAGACTTGTCAAACATTTTACTGCCGAAGAACATGGCCGCCATTTTCAGATAGAGAATCATAAAATGGTGTTCATCTATTCTTTCTCTGAGTTTTTCCATTTTTAATTCCACTTCAGGAATAAGCTTGGTTCCTGTGAAAAACTCCCCCTTTACAAAGTGAATATTCATCAGCGTATTGTAATGGGTAAGAAAAATAAGGGACTGAAGATTTTCATTCTGGATAAAATTTTCAGCATGTACCATTTTATTAAAATTCGCGAAATGCTCCTCCAGAATATCAATATTTCCATATAAAAACAGGATTTTCAACAGATAAGTATTCCCTTTGATATACCAAACCGGGTGGCTGTAGATCATTTCAGGCTTTTTATGAAAAAGATCAACCCACTGATAAGCATATTTCAAGGTGTATTTATAATCCTGCAAAAGCTGGTTTTTCCAGACATGAGCTTTATAGTACCAAAGTTTTTCTGTGAAGTTTAGCTTCTCAGGGTTTATATTTTTAATCTGGGCATTAAAAACATCCATTACTTCCTGCCGGTCTGCATCATTTTTTACATAGCCGTGGGTAAGCATTTCACTGTATAATTTCAGAGAAAGATTAGACAGTTTTGTGGTGTAGCGGTTCTGTTTGCTGATCTCCTGAGATTGCTTGATAAGCTCTTCAGCACGGCCTTCAATACTTCGGGTAATGAATTGTGATTCAATTACTTTTTCAAGGTCTATGATTTCAGAAGCAATACTTTTTTCATCCAGTTCCAATGCAGACTGCTTGGTTTTGTCCAATATCTTCAGAGCCTGCTTGTAAAGTCCTTTTTGATACAGAATATTGGCGAAATCGAGCTGCTCACGAAGCTGAATTCTATAGTTTTGATGACTCGGGTTCATACGGAGACTTACGAGGATCTGTTTATAAAGATGGGCTTTAAGATTGGAAAGCTGCTGTTTGGTAGAGATTTTTTTCTCAATAATTATACTTTCATCATATTCCTTCATCTTATCCATTTCGGAAAAGAGCAGCAGAAATTTGGCATCTACATTAATTCCGAGACGGTTCACATATAACTTGAACTGTCGTTTTTCAGAGGTGGTCAATGACTTTACCAATACAAACAAAAAATCTTTCTGCAATTCTGCCATTGTAAATTTTTATAAATTAAAATGCTGATTAATAAATGAATACGATTGTTTTTTCAACTGTTGAATATTGTAATTTTCAAAAAAAGTGAAAATGAAAAAATATAGCAACCCGTAGTTTTGAACCAAAATTAAGTAAAAAACTTCACTTATGGATTCCGAAAAAATTGAAATTTTTGATACAACACTGAGAGATGGGGAGCAGGTTCCGGGATGTAAACTGAACACGGAACAAAAACTGATTATTGCTGAAAGGCTTGATGAGTTAGGGATTGATGTCATTGAAGCGGGATTCCCAATTTCCAGTCCGGGAGATTTTGAATCTGTTTCAGAAATTTCGAAACTGGTGAGAAAAGCTAAAGTATGCGGGCTGACAAGAGCAAATAAAAAAGATATTGATACCGCAGCGGAAGCACTGAAGTTTGCAAAAAGACCAAGAATACACACCGGAATCGGAACTTCCGATTCTCACATTAAATATAAATTCAACTCGACAAGAGAAGATATTATTGAAAGAGCAGCGGAAGCCGTAAAATATGCCAAAACTTATGTGGAGGATGTAGAATTTTATGCTGAAGATGCAGGCAGAACAGACAATGAATACCTGGCAAAGGTTTGTGAGGCAGTAATCAAAGCAGGAGCCACTGTTTTGAATATTCCTGATACCACAGGATATTGCCTGCCGGAAGAATATGGTCAGAAAATAAAGTATCTGAGAGAAAATGTAAAAGGAATTGAAAAAGCGGTGCTTTCATGCCATTGTCACAATGATCTTGGACTGGCTACTGCCAATTCTATTGCCGGCGCTATCAACGGAGCGCGTCAGATTGAATGTACCATCAACGGATTAGGAGAAAGAGCTGGCAATACAGCATTGGAAGAAGTCGTCATGATTTTAAAACAGCATAAAGATCTGAATCTGCATACCAATGTGAATTCCAGAATGCTGAATGAAATGAGTACAATGGTTTCCGAACTGATGGGAATGTCTGTACAGCCCAATAAAGCTATTGTAGGAGCCAATGCTTTTGCTCACAGCTCAGGAATTCATCAGGATGGCGTCATCAAAAACAGGGAAACTTATGAAATCATAGACCCTGCAGAAGTAGGAGTGAATGCTTCTTCAATTATTCTTACTGCCAGAAGCGGGCGCTCAGCATTGGCTTACCGTTTCAAGCATATCGGCTATGAGGTTACCAAGAATGAGCTTGATTTTCTGTATAAGGAATTTTTGAAAATCGCTGACCTTAAAAAAGAAATAGACAACGATGACCTAAGCATGATGATGGATTCCTTCAGCAGAAAAATAGGATAGGTTTGATTTTAAAATCAAGATAAAAGTAAAAATGAACAACAGTAAAAAAACACTTTTTGATAAAGTATGGGACGCTCACGTGGTAGAAACCATTCCTGACGGACCTCAGATTATTTATATAGACAAGCACCTTATCCATGAAGTAACCAGTCCTCAGGCCTTTGCAGAACTGGAATCCAGAAATCTGGAAGTATTCAGGCCGGAGCAGATTGTAGCTACTGCGGATCACAATGTACCTACTTTACATCAGGAACAACCCATTAAAGATGATCTTTCAAGAAATCAGGTAGAACAGCTTACAGAAAACTGTAAGAAAAACAATATTGAGCTTTTCGGATTGGGACATCAATATCAGGGAATCGTTCATATTATCGCTCCGGAATTAGGGATTACCCAGCCGGGAATGAGTATTGTATGTGGTGACAGCCACACGTCTACCCATGGAGCATTTGGTTCTATTGCCTTTGGGATTGGTACCAGTCAGGTGGCTCAGGTATTTGCCAGCCAATGTTTATTACTGAACAAGCCAAAATCAATGAGGATTACAGTCAATGGCGAATTGAATGAAAATGTTCAGTCCAAAGATGTGATTCTTTATATCATTTCAAAAATAGGAACTGATGGAGGAACGGGATATTTCTGTGAATACGCGGGTAATGTATTTGAAGATATGTCAATGGAAGGAAGGATGACCGTTTGTAATATGAGTATTGAAATGGGTGCCAGAGGCGGTATGATTGCTCCGGATGAAACCACTTTTGAATACGTGCAGGGAAGAAAATTCGCTCCGGAAGGAGAAGAATGGGAGGGAAAAGTAGAGTACTGGAAAACCTTAAAAACAGATGAAGGAGCTTCATTTGATAAAGAACTCAGTTTCGACGCAGCAGATATCTATCCGATGATTACTTATGGTACAAATCCGGGAATGGGTATTTCAATCCGTGAAGTTATTCCGGCTCCTCAAAACGAATCGGAAGAGAAAGCGTTACAATATATGGGACTTGAAGCCGGACAGACAGTGAACAGCATCAAGGTTAATTATGTTTTCATAGGAAGCTGTACCAATGCTAGAATAGAGGATTTTCGTTCTGCAGCCCAGTATATTAAGGGGAAAAGTAAATCAGAAGCGGTAAAAGCTCTGATTGTTCCCGGATCTCAACAGGTAGTTAAACAGATTTATGAGGAAGGATTGGATAAAATATTCAACGATGCAGGATTTCAGATCCGTCAGCCTGGATGTTCGGCGTGTCTGGCCATGAATGATGATAAAATTCCGGAAGGTGAATATTGTGTTTCCACTTCCAACAGAAACTTTGAAGGCAGACAGGGACAGGGTTCAAGAACTATTCTTGCCAGTCCTCTTACTGCAGCGAAAGCCGCAATAGAAGGCAAAATTTCAGCTTTTGAAAGTTTAAACTAAAAGTAATTTTAAATTATGTTTGAACCACAAAGACACAAAAGGTTGTAACACTTAAGTAAGAAGAAATTATCATTCGCTTGCATAAAAAGAGCACTTAAGCTTTTTTGAAAATATTTGATTTTCATTCTTATGCGAATTTCTTATATAGGTTCTTTTTATCCTTTCTTAAGTAAACTGAAGTGAAAAAAACTTTTGTGTCTTTTGTGGTTCAAAGTCTAACAATGTAGAATACATGCAAAAATTAGTTATTTTAAAATCCCGCGCAGTTCCATTGCCGGCAGAAAATATAGATACAGACCAGATTATTCCGGCAAGATTCCTGAAAAGTATAGACAGAAAAGGTTTTGGAGAAAATCTTTTCAGAGACTGGAGATTCAATATCCATACAGGAGAACCTAATCCGGATTTTGTTTTAAACAATCCTAAATTCAGTGGCCAGATTTTGGTTGCAGGAAATAATTTCGGGTGTGGAAGCAGCCGTGAACACGCAGCCTGGTCTTTGACAGATTATGGGTTTAAAGTAATTATTTCCAGTTATTTCGCTGATATTTTCAAAGGAAATGCTTTAAATAACGGACTTCTTCCGGTAAAAGTTTCTGAAGAGTTTTTAAAAGAAATTTTAGAAGGAATCAATGAAAATCCTGACAATGAGATTGCAATTGATGTGGAATTGCAATCAGTAAGCTTTAAAGATACAACGGAGACTTTTGAGATAGACTCTTATAAAAAAATATGTCTGTTGAACGGCTATGACGATATTGATTTTTTAATCAGCAGAAAACAGACCATCACAAATTTTGAATTAAAGACACAAAAAACAAATGAGCAACAATTATTTTAAAATCGCGGTTCTTCCCGGAGATGGGATTGGTCCGGAAATTATCAGTGAAAGCATTAAAATATTAGATGTCATTGCTGAAGCTTTTCAATGTAAATTCCATTTTGATTATGGATTAATCGGTGCAGAAGCAATTTTCAAGACAGGAAATCCTTTGC is a genomic window containing:
- a CDS encoding dipeptidase, producing MNRINIDLHCDLLYYLLRSDSALDDKEIGCSLPYLQDGNVKLQVMAMYAGTGANSTVHGLEQSKLFSKLIKNENFFLFNNDNFNNPENKNRVGVIASIENASAFCDENQSLESGFKNLETIIENTEKVFYIGITHHLENRFGGGNNATAGLKDDGKVLIDYISNRKIAIDLAHTSDQLAYDIFTYIDQRNYSIPILASHSNYRTVYKNNRNLPDELAKEVINRKGLIGLNFIKDYVDIEHPERLYEHIQYGLDLGGEDSIAYGADYFYWKDHPDTSRHPFFFPEHSNASVYPAVNKEIEERFSTELVEKISYKNALNFIENMYK
- a CDS encoding 2-isopropylmalate synthase, with translation MDSEKIEIFDTTLRDGEQVPGCKLNTEQKLIIAERLDELGIDVIEAGFPISSPGDFESVSEISKLVRKAKVCGLTRANKKDIDTAAEALKFAKRPRIHTGIGTSDSHIKYKFNSTREDIIERAAEAVKYAKTYVEDVEFYAEDAGRTDNEYLAKVCEAVIKAGATVLNIPDTTGYCLPEEYGQKIKYLRENVKGIEKAVLSCHCHNDLGLATANSIAGAINGARQIECTINGLGERAGNTALEEVVMILKQHKDLNLHTNVNSRMLNEMSTMVSELMGMSVQPNKAIVGANAFAHSSGIHQDGVIKNRETYEIIDPAEVGVNASSIILTARSGRSALAYRFKHIGYEVTKNELDFLYKEFLKIADLKKEIDNDDLSMMMDSFSRKIG
- the leuC gene encoding 3-isopropylmalate dehydratase large subunit, giving the protein MNNSKKTLFDKVWDAHVVETIPDGPQIIYIDKHLIHEVTSPQAFAELESRNLEVFRPEQIVATADHNVPTLHQEQPIKDDLSRNQVEQLTENCKKNNIELFGLGHQYQGIVHIIAPELGITQPGMSIVCGDSHTSTHGAFGSIAFGIGTSQVAQVFASQCLLLNKPKSMRITVNGELNENVQSKDVILYIISKIGTDGGTGYFCEYAGNVFEDMSMEGRMTVCNMSIEMGARGGMIAPDETTFEYVQGRKFAPEGEEWEGKVEYWKTLKTDEGASFDKELSFDAADIYPMITYGTNPGMGISIREVIPAPQNESEEKALQYMGLEAGQTVNSIKVNYVFIGSCTNARIEDFRSAAQYIKGKSKSEAVKALIVPGSQQVVKQIYEEGLDKIFNDAGFQIRQPGCSACLAMNDDKIPEGEYCVSTSNRNFEGRQGQGSRTILASPLTAAKAAIEGKISAFESLN
- the leuD gene encoding 3-isopropylmalate dehydratase small subunit, whose translation is MQKLVILKSRAVPLPAENIDTDQIIPARFLKSIDRKGFGENLFRDWRFNIHTGEPNPDFVLNNPKFSGQILVAGNNFGCGSSREHAAWSLTDYGFKVIISSYFADIFKGNALNNGLLPVKVSEEFLKEILEGINENPDNEIAIDVELQSVSFKDTTETFEIDSYKKICLLNGYDDIDFLISRKQTITNFELKTQKTNEQQLF